From one Nonomuraea polychroma genomic stretch:
- a CDS encoding carbohydrate ABC transporter permease: MKRRIRLILTWTALSAFAVAFIYPFVWLLSASFKPRGEVFDHRILPETFTFDNYIKVWQEAPLALWMFNTLLVTVLAAVAVTITSAMVAWGFAYFRFPGRGALFGVVLATMMLPGAVTMIPVFLIWNSLGMVGTLTPLWAQNLFGSAFYIFLLRQFFLGLPREPFEAAKIDGANNWKIFTRIALPLCKPAVVVTLLFEFQAAWTDLMRPLIYLRDSSTFTVPRGLKALLDQFGFGGEWHWEIVMTASVITTIPMIILFFLGQKHFVKGIATTGSKG, from the coding sequence GTGAAACGCCGGATCAGGCTGATCCTGACGTGGACCGCGCTGAGCGCGTTCGCCGTCGCGTTCATCTACCCGTTCGTCTGGCTGCTCAGCGCGTCGTTCAAACCGCGCGGCGAGGTGTTCGACCACCGGATCCTGCCCGAGACCTTCACCTTCGACAACTACATCAAGGTGTGGCAGGAGGCGCCGCTGGCGCTCTGGATGTTCAACACGCTGCTGGTGACGGTGCTCGCCGCGGTGGCCGTGACGATCACGAGCGCGATGGTGGCGTGGGGCTTCGCCTACTTCCGCTTCCCCGGCAGGGGAGCGCTGTTCGGCGTGGTGCTGGCCACGATGATGTTGCCGGGCGCGGTCACCATGATCCCGGTGTTCCTCATCTGGAACTCCCTCGGCATGGTCGGCACGCTCACGCCGCTGTGGGCGCAGAACCTGTTCGGCAGCGCCTTCTACATCTTCCTGCTGCGGCAGTTCTTCCTCGGGCTGCCGCGCGAGCCGTTCGAGGCGGCCAAGATCGACGGCGCGAACAACTGGAAGATCTTCACGCGCATCGCGCTGCCGCTGTGCAAGCCGGCGGTCGTGGTGACGCTGCTGTTCGAGTTCCAGGCGGCGTGGACGGACCTGATGCGGCCGCTGATCTACCTGCGCGACTCCTCCACCTTCACGGTGCCGCGCGGGCTGAAGGCGCTGCTCGACCAGTTCGGCTTCGGCGGCGAGTGGCACTGGGAGATCGTCATGACGGCCAGCGTGATCACCACGATCCCGATGATCATCCTGTTCTTCCTCGGCCAGAAGCACTTCGTCAAAGGCATCGCGACGACAGGAAGCAAAGGATGA
- a CDS encoding protein O-GlcNAcase, whose amino-acid sequence MGRAVQVEVRVDEGAEVPAEGYTLTVGDAGVLIVGADPAGAFYGAQTLIAMAAAPCAEHDVCVPECDVRDWPDLPLRGTIEGFYGTPWTHADRMEHLRFSGRHKLNTYVYAPKDDPYHRERWREPYPEEELARLAELVTEAAAQHVRLVFAVSPGLSMVYSDPAERAALRAKAEQVWQAGVRDFALLFDDIPPELRHEPDRAAFGTAEGASASAHAAVCRDFAEEFLAPRGAQRPLTMVPTDYAGTARTPYRDRLAEELPPDVLVWWTGSDIVVGEITAYDMTAAAASYGHRVALWDNFPVNDFDFARVFLGPLAGRATELDGVPLAGITANPMVEAAASQIALATVADYAWHLAAYDPARSHQRAVRLLEGAAELLPLVEACSSWPPGDNQSPALTALCASALAGDGVDRLRAELARLAELPTDVPGPIARELARWVAAAKDMGAAGLAALELLAGGAAAGSAGAAERALAQAEAHEANVLRGVIPPFVRAVLERAAKA is encoded by the coding sequence ATGGGTCGTGCGGTCCAGGTGGAGGTGCGGGTCGATGAGGGGGCGGAGGTGCCTGCCGAGGGCTACACGCTCACCGTCGGCGACGCCGGCGTGCTGATCGTCGGGGCCGATCCGGCGGGCGCCTTCTACGGGGCACAGACGCTGATCGCCATGGCCGCCGCCCCGTGCGCCGAGCACGACGTGTGCGTGCCGGAGTGCGACGTGCGCGACTGGCCGGACCTGCCGCTCCGGGGCACCATCGAGGGCTTCTACGGCACCCCGTGGACCCACGCCGACCGTATGGAGCACCTGCGGTTCTCCGGCAGGCACAAGCTCAACACCTACGTGTACGCGCCCAAGGACGACCCCTACCATCGGGAGCGGTGGCGCGAGCCGTACCCGGAGGAGGAGCTGGCGCGGCTGGCCGAGCTGGTCACGGAGGCGGCGGCCCAGCACGTGCGGTTAGTGTTCGCGGTGAGCCCCGGCCTGTCGATGGTCTACAGCGACCCCGCGGAGCGTGCGGCGCTAAGAGCGAAGGCCGAGCAGGTATGGCAGGCAGGAGTACGCGATTTCGCGCTGCTCTTCGACGACATCCCGCCGGAGCTGCGGCACGAGCCGGACCGGGCGGCGTTCGGCACGGCGGAGGGCGCGAGCGCGAGCGCCCACGCGGCGGTCTGCCGCGACTTCGCCGAGGAGTTCCTGGCGCCCCGCGGCGCGCAGCGGCCCCTGACCATGGTGCCGACGGACTACGCGGGGACGGCGCGGACACCTTATCGGGACCGGCTGGCCGAGGAGCTGCCGCCGGACGTGCTCGTCTGGTGGACCGGCTCCGACATCGTGGTCGGCGAGATCACGGCCTACGACATGACGGCGGCAGCGGCCTCCTACGGGCACCGGGTGGCGTTGTGGGACAACTTCCCGGTCAACGACTTCGACTTCGCCCGGGTCTTCCTCGGGCCGCTGGCCGGGCGGGCGACCGAGCTCGACGGCGTGCCGCTGGCGGGGATCACGGCCAACCCGATGGTGGAGGCGGCGGCGTCGCAGATCGCGCTGGCGACGGTGGCCGACTACGCCTGGCATCTGGCGGCCTACGATCCGGCCCGTTCCCACCAGCGCGCGGTACGGCTGCTGGAGGGTGCGGCCGAGCTGCTGCCGCTGGTGGAGGCGTGCTCGTCGTGGCCGCCGGGCGACAACCAGAGCCCGGCCCTGACCGCCCTGTGCGCCTCCGCCCTCGCCGGGGATGGCGTCGACCGGCTGCGGGCCGAGCTGGCCCGGCTGGCTGAGCTGCCGACGGACGTGCCGGGGCCGATCGCCAGGGAGCTGGCCCGCTGGGTGGCCGCCGCCAAGGACATGGGCGCCGCGGGCCTGGCCGCACTCGAACTGCTGGCAGGCGGCGCCGCCGCGGGCTCGGCCGGCGCCGCCGAGCGGGCGCTCGCCCAGGCCGAGGCGCACGAGGCCAACGTGCTGCGCGGCGTGATCCCGCCGTTCGTGCGGGCGGTTCTGGAGCGGGCCGCCAAGGCCTGA
- a CDS encoding GH1 family beta-glucosidase codes for MSFPGGFLWGAGTSAYQIEGHHGRGESVWDEFCRRPGAIEGGGDGSRACDSFLRWREDVELIKDLGLGAYRFSTGWSRVMPDGRRADPKALDHYERFVDALLEAGVEPVLTLNHWDMPAGLSWARRSTVEAFRVYAEAVAGRLADRVAWWITQNEPWIIALLGYQLGLHAPGVADLGTAVKAGHHVLLGHGAAADVLRAYSGAKAGCALSLFPCDPATDSEADWAAAAGSDGYVNRWYLDPLLGDGYPADMREHWERALGHSLDFIRDGDEAAIGGRSDFLGINYYTRRVMAAAPPNPFPWRVVGPSGDVARTDEGWEINADALRDLLIGLSRRFPGTPLMITENGGVFGDAPTHDGLVHDNRRIAYLRDHVEAVRAALAAGADVRGYLHWSLMDNFEWALGYRPRFGLVHVDYATGVRTIKDSGRYYAQLIAGGGTAPDLPRIEAFG; via the coding sequence ATGAGCTTTCCCGGCGGATTCCTGTGGGGCGCGGGCACGTCCGCGTACCAGATCGAGGGTCACCACGGGCGCGGCGAGTCCGTGTGGGACGAGTTCTGCCGGCGGCCCGGCGCCATCGAGGGCGGCGGCGACGGCTCCCGGGCCTGCGACTCCTTCCTGCGCTGGCGCGAGGACGTCGAGCTCATCAAGGACCTGGGGCTGGGCGCCTACCGGTTCTCGACCGGCTGGTCGCGGGTCATGCCGGACGGCCGGCGCGCCGATCCGAAGGCGCTCGACCACTACGAGCGGTTCGTGGACGCGCTGCTGGAGGCCGGGGTCGAGCCGGTGCTCACGCTCAACCACTGGGACATGCCCGCGGGGCTGAGCTGGGCACGGCGCTCGACCGTCGAGGCGTTCCGGGTGTATGCCGAGGCGGTCGCCGGGCGGCTGGCCGACCGCGTCGCCTGGTGGATCACCCAGAACGAGCCGTGGATCATCGCGTTGCTCGGCTACCAGCTCGGCCTGCACGCGCCCGGCGTGGCCGACCTCGGCACCGCCGTCAAGGCCGGGCACCACGTGCTGCTCGGCCACGGCGCGGCGGCCGACGTGCTGCGGGCCTACTCTGGGGCGAAGGCGGGCTGCGCGCTCAGCCTCTTCCCCTGCGACCCGGCCACGGACAGCGAGGCCGACTGGGCGGCCGCCGCCGGCTCCGACGGCTACGTCAACCGCTGGTACCTCGACCCGCTGCTCGGCGACGGCTACCCCGCCGACATGCGCGAGCACTGGGAACGGGCGCTCGGCCACAGCCTGGACTTCATCAGGGACGGCGACGAGGCCGCCATCGGCGGCCGCAGCGATTTCCTCGGCATCAACTACTACACGCGCCGGGTCATGGCCGCCGCGCCGCCCAACCCGTTCCCGTGGCGGGTCGTCGGGCCCAGCGGCGACGTGGCCAGGACCGACGAGGGCTGGGAGATCAACGCGGACGCGCTGCGCGACCTGCTGATCGGGCTGAGCCGCCGCTTCCCCGGCACCCCGCTGATGATCACCGAGAACGGCGGCGTCTTCGGCGACGCCCCCACCCACGACGGCCTGGTCCACGACAACCGCAGGATCGCCTACCTCCGCGACCACGTCGAAGCCGTCCGGGCGGCCCTTGCCGCGGGCGCCGACGTGCGCGGCTACCTCCATTGGTCGCTCATGGACAACTTCGAGTGGGCGCTGGGCTACCGGCCCAGGTTCGGGCTGGTCCACGTCGACTACGCGACCGGCGTCCGGACCATCAAGGATTCCGGGCGATACTACGCCCAGCTCATCGCAGGGGGCGGCACCGCTCCCGACCTGCCCAGGATCGAGGCTTTCGGCTAA
- a CDS encoding ROK family protein gives MEHVPPVLSLDIGGTKLAAGVVTGDGRIHGWQIAPTRREEGPRPVLARLFDLGRKAIAEAGLPEVAAVGISCGGPLDAAAGVLECPPHLPGWIDVPVGAMASEAFGVPSALENDATAAALGEFRYGAGRGTSTMLYLTISTGVGGGSVIGGRLHRGAAGNGGELGHVMVRPGGRRCSCGRLGCLEAYASGTAIAERAREALAAGRASSLATIDQPTAEDVSRAAADGDPLAGEIWDETTWALGSAITDLVNAFEPELVVLGGGVTRSGARLVDPVAAAVARDAMPPAARSVRIELARLGAGVCVVGAGAVAHDLVAGRNIHA, from the coding sequence ATGGAGCACGTTCCCCCTGTTCTGTCGCTGGACATCGGCGGCACGAAACTCGCCGCAGGCGTCGTCACCGGCGACGGCCGGATCCACGGCTGGCAGATCGCCCCCACCCGCAGGGAGGAGGGCCCCCGCCCAGTCCTGGCCAGGCTGTTCGACCTGGGCAGGAAGGCGATCGCCGAGGCCGGGCTGCCGGAGGTGGCCGCCGTCGGCATCTCCTGCGGAGGACCGCTGGACGCCGCGGCCGGCGTGCTGGAGTGCCCGCCGCACCTGCCCGGCTGGATCGACGTGCCGGTGGGCGCGATGGCGTCCGAGGCGTTCGGCGTGCCGTCGGCCCTTGAGAACGATGCCACAGCCGCCGCACTCGGCGAGTTCCGGTACGGGGCCGGCCGCGGCACCAGCACCATGCTCTACCTGACCATCTCGACAGGCGTCGGCGGCGGCTCCGTCATCGGCGGCCGGCTGCACCGCGGCGCGGCCGGCAACGGGGGCGAGCTCGGGCACGTCATGGTGCGGCCCGGCGGGCGGAGATGCTCGTGCGGGCGGCTGGGCTGCCTGGAGGCCTACGCGTCCGGGACCGCCATCGCCGAGCGTGCGCGTGAGGCGCTGGCCGCGGGGAGAGCCTCCTCTCTCGCCACCATCGACCAGCCGACGGCCGAGGACGTGTCCCGCGCCGCCGCGGACGGGGATCCGCTGGCGGGCGAGATCTGGGACGAGACCACATGGGCTCTGGGAAGCGCGATCACCGACCTGGTGAACGCGTTCGAGCCCGAGCTCGTGGTCCTCGGCGGTGGCGTCACCCGGTCCGGTGCGCGGCTCGTCGACCCCGTGGCCGCCGCGGTCGCCAGGGACGCCATGCCGCCGGCGGCTCGTAGCGTGCGCATCGAGCTCGCGCGGCTGGGGGCGGGCGTGTGTGTGGTGGGTGCCGGGGCCGTCGCCCATGATCTCGTCGCAGGGAGGAACATCCATGCCTGA
- a CDS encoding carbohydrate ABC transporter permease, which translates to MSPSPSKVPRRRSTRFVETRAALLFISPWLIGFFIFTAWPVINSAYLSLTDYDVINDPNFIGFDNYVTLFEDPKVGLALRNTFIFMVMSVPTQLVVSLGLALLLNAATRASGFFRTAFFLPKMTPPVAVGILLLMLFNGQNGLINSFLGIFGIEGPAWTTDPDWVKPGLVLMSLWTVGASVVIILAALRGVPQELYDSALVDGAGWWRRTLRITVPMISPTLFFLFIVDSINALQSFTEAYTAFFGSGNTTYSNDAALFYAIYLFQQAFEFLHMGYASALAWLLFIVIMAITVVQILVTRRFVHYEGERP; encoded by the coding sequence ATGTCCCCGTCCCCTTCCAAGGTCCCGCGCCGGCGGTCCACGCGGTTCGTCGAGACCCGGGCGGCGCTGCTGTTCATCAGCCCCTGGCTCATCGGGTTCTTCATCTTCACCGCGTGGCCGGTCATCAACAGCGCCTACCTGTCGCTGACCGACTACGACGTCATCAACGACCCCAACTTCATCGGCTTCGACAACTACGTGACGCTCTTCGAGGACCCGAAGGTCGGGCTGGCGCTGCGGAACACGTTCATCTTCATGGTGATGTCGGTCCCGACCCAGCTCGTCGTCTCGCTGGGGCTGGCGCTGCTGCTCAACGCCGCCACCCGGGCCAGCGGCTTCTTCCGCACCGCGTTCTTCCTGCCGAAGATGACGCCGCCGGTCGCGGTCGGCATCCTGCTGCTGATGTTGTTCAACGGCCAGAACGGCCTGATCAACAGCTTCCTCGGGATCTTCGGCATCGAGGGGCCCGCCTGGACCACCGACCCCGACTGGGTCAAGCCCGGCCTGGTGCTGATGAGCCTGTGGACCGTCGGGGCCTCGGTGGTCATCATCCTGGCCGCGCTCCGCGGCGTCCCGCAGGAGCTGTACGACTCCGCGCTGGTCGACGGCGCCGGCTGGTGGCGGCGTACGTTGCGCATCACCGTGCCGATGATCAGCCCGACGTTGTTCTTCCTGTTCATCGTGGACAGCATCAACGCGCTGCAGTCCTTCACCGAGGCGTACACCGCGTTCTTCGGCTCCGGCAACACCACCTACAGCAACGACGCGGCGCTGTTCTACGCGATCTACCTGTTCCAGCAGGCCTTCGAGTTCCTGCACATGGGGTACGCCTCCGCGCTGGCCTGGCTCCTGTTCATCGTGATCATGGCGATCACCGTCGTGCAGATCCTGGTGACCAGGCGGTTCGTGCACTACGAAGGGGAGCGGCCGTGA
- a CDS encoding MBL fold metallo-hydrolase: MSSDVTEVVPGVFRIADTCHVYVVAAPAQAGEERTGIAIDFGSGRVLDLLDEMGIDRLTHVLMTHHHRDQAQGLARAVGAGIPIHVPPVELDLFEKVGEMWSGRQLSNDYDLRDDRFSLLDPVPVAGVVPEYRTATYGGVEVRVLPTPGHTPGSVTYIVGDVAFTGDLIYAPGKVWSLAATQWSYTENEGPAMIVLSCELLQREELKALLPSHGEPMTDPDDALRQLSQSMQRYVNFRRPHPWDVRGLLHNPFVEVTSHLLMNKSANSHSYVLLSESGAAMIFDFGYDMSTGLVHNTSRAARRPWLASLPALREHYGVTSIEVALPTHYHDDHVAGMPLLRDVEGTEIWTPSHMAPILAAPLHHDLPCQWFDPIPSDRVLELGETVRWREYEITVHDLPGHTLFAAAYEFQVDGHRVLVTGDQQDGMGIPGERQESLNFQYKNRFRIEDYRKSAALYRRLRPDLMVSGHWRPRWVDDDYLHMLTERGEELIALHYDLLPLDHLDLGADGVLCRLTPYYTSVPAGGELVLTATVRNPFPDKVVATIEPVVPPGWEREQGALTLRLPGGGMEQVHLRLGADVVPRRRVRLAVDLTIGDLRLGQHAEALVDVVGEGIR, translated from the coding sequence GTGAGCAGTGATGTGACCGAAGTTGTGCCCGGGGTGTTCCGCATTGCGGACACCTGCCACGTTTACGTCGTGGCGGCCCCCGCGCAGGCGGGGGAGGAGCGCACCGGGATCGCGATCGACTTCGGTTCCGGCCGCGTGCTCGACCTCCTGGACGAGATGGGGATCGACCGCCTCACCCACGTCCTCATGACCCACCACCACCGTGATCAGGCCCAGGGCCTGGCCAGGGCGGTCGGCGCGGGCATCCCCATCCATGTCCCGCCGGTGGAGCTCGACCTGTTCGAGAAGGTCGGCGAGATGTGGTCGGGTCGGCAGCTCAGCAACGACTACGACCTGCGTGACGACAGGTTCTCGTTGCTCGACCCCGTGCCGGTGGCCGGCGTCGTGCCCGAATACCGGACGGCCACGTACGGCGGCGTGGAGGTGCGCGTGCTGCCCACCCCAGGGCACACCCCCGGCTCCGTGACCTACATCGTCGGCGACGTCGCCTTCACCGGCGACCTCATCTACGCCCCCGGCAAGGTGTGGTCGCTGGCCGCGACCCAGTGGTCGTACACCGAGAACGAGGGCCCGGCCATGATCGTCCTGAGCTGCGAACTCCTCCAGCGGGAGGAGCTCAAGGCGTTACTGCCGTCGCACGGCGAGCCGATGACCGACCCGGACGACGCACTCCGGCAGCTCTCCCAGTCCATGCAGCGGTACGTGAACTTCCGCCGCCCCCACCCCTGGGACGTGCGCGGACTCCTCCACAACCCGTTCGTCGAGGTGACCTCCCACCTGCTGATGAACAAGAGCGCCAATTCCCACAGCTACGTCCTGCTGTCGGAGTCCGGCGCCGCCATGATCTTCGACTTCGGCTACGACATGTCCACCGGTCTGGTGCACAACACCTCACGCGCGGCCCGCCGCCCCTGGCTGGCCTCGCTCCCCGCCCTCCGCGAGCACTACGGCGTCACCAGCATCGAGGTCGCCCTCCCCACCCACTACCACGACGACCACGTGGCGGGCATGCCGCTGCTGCGCGACGTCGAGGGCACGGAGATCTGGACCCCGTCCCACATGGCGCCCATCCTGGCCGCGCCGCTCCACCACGATCTGCCCTGCCAGTGGTTCGACCCCATTCCCTCCGACCGGGTGCTCGAGCTGGGGGAGACCGTGCGGTGGCGGGAGTACGAGATCACGGTGCACGACCTGCCGGGGCACACGTTGTTCGCGGCGGCGTACGAGTTCCAGGTGGACGGCCACCGCGTGCTCGTCACCGGCGACCAGCAGGACGGCATGGGCATCCCCGGGGAACGCCAGGAGAGCCTGAACTTCCAGTACAAGAACAGATTCAGGATCGAGGACTATCGCAAGAGCGCCGCGCTCTACCGGCGCCTGCGCCCCGACCTCATGGTCAGCGGCCACTGGCGCCCCCGCTGGGTGGACGACGACTATCTCCACATGCTGACCGAACGCGGCGAGGAACTCATCGCCCTCCACTACGACCTGCTCCCGCTGGACCACCTGGACCTGGGGGCGGACGGGGTGCTGTGCCGCCTGACGCCTTACTACACGAGCGTTCCCGCGGGGGGCGAGCTGGTGCTCACGGCCACCGTGCGCAACCCGTTCCCCGACAAGGTCGTGGCCACCATCGAGCCGGTCGTTCCCCCAGGTTGGGAGCGGGAGCAAGGGGCCCTGACGCTAAGGCTGCCCGGAGGGGGTATGGAGCAGGTGCACCTCCGTCTCGGCGCCGACGTCGTGCCGCGACGCCGCGTTCGCCTGGCAGTCGACTTGACCATCGGCGATCTGCGCCTCGGGCAGCACGCCGAGGCGCTGGTCGACGTGGTCGGGGAAGGGATTCGATGA
- a CDS encoding LacI family DNA-binding transcriptional regulator, whose amino-acid sequence MTIERRTPLSRSRRPTIKDVAEAAGVSRSTVSRALTGRGYAASDVRERVLRAAAELGYVPDVMARTLKQQVSRSVGVLVSDLRNPFYAELAAGASREARERGYTMVLADTSLSAEAESEAAEALVALRVAGVVVTPNSPAVSTYLASHDIPVVEVDRQFAPGSTDGVVVGNRVGARKATAHLVELGHRRIALFIDETDWTTGYERYQGYLEALGAGDIKVDPDLVVSSGWDVADSRRRALDMLRDPGRPTAVFAANNVLAEGVWRAIRELGLRVPEDISLVAFDDAPWMSMVSPMVTAVSQDTFSLGATAVRRLNERIEMPESDSVTTVLNVHLVARESTASPPMI is encoded by the coding sequence ATGACCATAGAGCGGCGTACCCCCCTCAGCCGTTCCAGGAGGCCCACGATCAAGGACGTGGCGGAGGCCGCCGGAGTCTCCCGCTCCACCGTCTCCCGCGCGCTGACCGGCCGCGGGTACGCCGCCAGCGACGTGCGCGAGCGCGTCCTGCGGGCCGCCGCCGAGCTCGGATACGTGCCCGATGTCATGGCCCGCACGCTCAAGCAGCAAGTGAGCAGGTCGGTCGGGGTGCTGGTGAGCGACCTGCGCAACCCGTTCTACGCGGAGCTGGCGGCCGGGGCCAGCAGGGAGGCCCGCGAGCGCGGGTACACCATGGTGCTGGCGGACACGAGCCTGTCGGCCGAGGCGGAGAGCGAGGCGGCCGAGGCGCTCGTCGCGCTCAGGGTGGCGGGCGTGGTGGTGACGCCCAACTCCCCGGCCGTGTCCACCTACCTCGCTTCGCACGACATCCCGGTGGTCGAGGTGGACCGGCAGTTCGCGCCCGGCTCGACGGACGGGGTGGTGGTGGGCAACCGCGTCGGCGCCCGCAAGGCCACCGCGCACCTGGTCGAGCTGGGGCACCGCAGGATCGCGCTGTTCATCGACGAGACCGACTGGACCACCGGCTACGAGCGTTACCAGGGTTATCTGGAGGCGCTCGGGGCCGGTGACATCAAGGTGGATCCCGACCTGGTCGTCTCGTCAGGCTGGGACGTGGCAGACTCGCGGCGCCGGGCGCTCGACATGCTCCGCGACCCCGGCCGGCCGACCGCCGTCTTCGCCGCCAACAACGTGCTCGCCGAGGGCGTCTGGCGGGCGATCCGGGAGCTGGGGCTGCGGGTGCCGGAGGACATCAGCCTGGTGGCCTTCGACGACGCGCCGTGGATGAGCATGGTCTCGCCCATGGTCACCGCGGTCTCTCAGGACACGTTCAGCTTGGGCGCGACCGCGGTGCGCAGGCTGAACGAGCGCATCGAGATGCCGGAGTCGGACTCCGTCACGACCGTGCTCAACGTGCACCTCGTAGCCCGCGAATCGACAGCATCACCGCCCATGATCTGA
- a CDS encoding ABC transporter substrate-binding protein, protein MRSPLARWSVLSVSLALALTACAKGTGGGAAPTQSPGQFNPGATFQGTISVMGFGATDEVGTTRVDKAKASLGGADVKLIEGDLDIQQFLSSVAAGDAPDIIYANRDQIGTFASRGAIVPLTACIQGEQIDTSMFNKNALAQVTFGNEIWGIPEFNQVQITMANAELLKEAGLTIADVNGSNWDKVTAAAKKLVKAPGGKLQVIGFDSKLPEFLPLWAKANGADLLSADGKTAQLNNPAVVKALEFAVGIYDAQGGFAKVKAVRDSADFFGKGNQFAKNELGAMPMEQWYVNVLNDVSPKAPLTFDTFRTPQGQPLAYSSGSAWAIPKGAKNAAAACRFAKTMTLVDSWKAAAQARLDKRNQEKKPFTGILTGNVKADEEIQKMLTPGGEPWDSGVKAFYEANQHTFSLPANPADAEFKKAWQDAVNRVLNGQDEPQAALDKAQQDAQAALDKAWAGWTKQTN, encoded by the coding sequence ATGAGATCCCCCCTCGCCCGTTGGTCCGTCCTCTCTGTGTCGCTGGCCCTGGCGCTCACCGCCTGCGCCAAGGGCACAGGCGGCGGCGCGGCGCCGACGCAGTCTCCCGGCCAGTTCAACCCCGGCGCCACGTTCCAAGGCACGATTTCCGTCATGGGCTTCGGTGCGACCGACGAGGTCGGCACGACCCGCGTCGACAAGGCCAAGGCGTCACTCGGCGGCGCGGACGTGAAGCTGATCGAGGGCGACCTCGACATCCAGCAGTTCCTGTCCTCGGTGGCGGCCGGCGACGCGCCGGACATCATCTACGCCAACCGTGACCAGATCGGCACCTTCGCCTCGCGTGGCGCGATCGTGCCGTTAACGGCCTGCATTCAGGGCGAGCAGATCGACACCTCGATGTTCAACAAGAACGCGCTTGCTCAGGTGACGTTCGGCAATGAGATCTGGGGCATCCCCGAGTTCAACCAGGTGCAGATCACCATGGCCAACGCCGAGCTGCTCAAGGAGGCCGGCCTGACCATCGCCGATGTCAACGGGTCGAACTGGGACAAGGTCACTGCGGCGGCCAAGAAGCTGGTCAAGGCGCCGGGCGGCAAGCTCCAGGTGATCGGCTTCGACAGCAAGCTGCCGGAGTTCCTGCCGCTGTGGGCCAAGGCCAACGGCGCCGACCTGCTGTCGGCCGACGGCAAGACCGCCCAGCTCAACAACCCGGCCGTGGTCAAGGCGCTGGAGTTCGCCGTCGGCATCTACGACGCGCAGGGCGGTTTCGCCAAGGTCAAGGCGGTGCGGGACTCGGCCGACTTCTTCGGCAAGGGCAACCAGTTCGCCAAGAACGAGCTGGGCGCCATGCCGATGGAGCAGTGGTACGTCAACGTGCTCAACGACGTCTCGCCCAAGGCGCCGCTCACGTTCGACACCTTCCGCACCCCTCAGGGCCAGCCGCTGGCCTACTCCTCGGGCTCGGCGTGGGCGATCCCGAAGGGCGCCAAGAACGCCGCGGCCGCCTGCCGCTTCGCCAAGACGATGACGCTCGTCGACTCCTGGAAGGCCGCCGCCCAGGCCCGCCTGGACAAGCGCAACCAGGAGAAGAAGCCGTTCACCGGCATCCTCACCGGCAACGTCAAGGCCGACGAGGAGATCCAGAAGATGCTCACCCCGGGCGGCGAGCCGTGGGACTCCGGGGTCAAGGCCTTCTACGAGGCCAACCAGCACACCTTCAGCCTGCCGGCCAACCCGGCGGACGCGGAGTTCAAGAAGGCGTGGCAGGACGCGGTGAACCGGGTGCTCAACGGCCAGGACGAGCCGCAGGCCGCGCTGGACAAGGCGCAGCAGGACGCCCAGGCGGCGCTGGACAAGGCCTGGGCCGGGTGGACGAAGCAAACGAACTGA